From the genome of Hymenobacter cellulosilyticus, one region includes:
- a CDS encoding UDP-glucose dehydrogenase family protein translates to MKIAVVGTGYVGLVTGTCFAEVGIDVTCIDIDQKKIDNLHKGILPIYEPGLEEMVSRNVEKGRLHFSTSLAEGIKDADVAFIAVGTPPGEDGSADLKYVLAVARGIGENMNSYGVIVTKSTVPVGTAAKVRAEIEQALAKRGADIEFDVASNPEFLKEGAAIDDFLKPDRIVVGVASSRAEEVMSKLYKPFLLNGHPIIFMDIPSAEMTKYAANSMLATKISFMNDIANLCEIMGADVNMVRKGIGSDARIGTKFIYPGIGYGGSCFPKDVKALIKTAAENGYQMQVLKAVESVNEAQKEVLFDKVYKHFGGDLNGKKMAVWGLSFKPKTDDMREAPSLVIIEKLLDAGCTVSAYDPVAMEEAKHSLGDRITYAKDEFAALIDADALLVVTEWPDFRSPNFEVMARLMKQKSIFDGRNIYDAKELHEAGFTYHCIGIKTDHKEPVA, encoded by the coding sequence CATCCTGCCCATCTATGAGCCTGGGTTGGAGGAAATGGTGAGCCGCAACGTCGAGAAAGGTCGTTTGCACTTCTCTACCAGCCTGGCTGAAGGTATCAAGGATGCTGACGTTGCGTTTATTGCCGTGGGCACGCCTCCCGGTGAAGACGGTTCGGCCGATTTGAAATACGTGCTGGCCGTAGCCCGCGGTATCGGTGAAAACATGAACAGCTACGGCGTTATCGTGACCAAGAGCACGGTACCGGTGGGCACGGCCGCTAAAGTGCGCGCCGAAATTGAGCAGGCTCTGGCCAAGCGCGGTGCCGACATCGAGTTCGACGTAGCTTCCAACCCCGAGTTCCTGAAAGAAGGTGCCGCCATCGACGACTTCCTCAAGCCCGACCGTATTGTGGTAGGCGTGGCTTCGTCCCGTGCCGAAGAGGTGATGAGCAAGCTCTACAAGCCCTTCCTGCTCAACGGCCACCCGATTATCTTCATGGATATCCCATCGGCTGAAATGACGAAATATGCTGCCAACTCGATGCTGGCAACCAAGATTTCGTTTATGAACGACATTGCCAACCTTTGCGAAATCATGGGCGCCGACGTGAACATGGTGCGCAAGGGCATCGGCTCCGACGCTCGTATCGGTACTAAGTTCATCTACCCTGGCATCGGCTACGGTGGCTCCTGCTTCCCCAAAGACGTGAAGGCCCTGATCAAGACGGCTGCCGAGAATGGCTACCAGATGCAGGTGCTCAAAGCCGTAGAAAGCGTAAACGAGGCGCAGAAAGAGGTTCTGTTCGACAAAGTGTACAAGCACTTCGGTGGTGACCTGAACGGCAAGAAGATGGCCGTGTGGGGTCTTTCCTTTAAGCCCAAGACCGACGACATGCGCGAAGCTCCGTCGCTGGTTATCATCGAGAAGCTGCTGGATGCCGGCTGCACCGTATCGGCCTACGACCCAGTGGCGATGGAAGAAGCCAAGCACTCGCTCGGCGACCGTATCACCTACGCCAAAGATGAATTCGCGGCCCTGATCGACGCTGACGCTTTGCTGGTGGTAACCGAGTGGCCTGATTTCCGCTCGCCCAACTTCGAGGTAATGGCCCGCCTAATGAAGCAAAAGTCTATCTTCGATGGTCGTAACATCTACGATGCCAAGGAGTTGCACGAGGCTGGTTTCACCTACCACTGCATTGGCATCAAAACCGACCACAAAGAGCCGGTAGCCTAA
- a CDS encoding sugar 3,4-ketoisomerase: MQKPHLIEFPKLGASEIGYISVGEANGLIPFTVERTFWTYFTPESIVRGRHAHHATEQVLIAVAGRIIVTTEMPDGEVQTFVLESPHVGVYVPPNAWHTMQYSHTAVQLVFASTRYNEQDYIRKYENFREVWGSK, from the coding sequence ATGCAAAAGCCGCACTTAATTGAGTTTCCCAAGCTGGGCGCTTCCGAAATCGGATATATATCCGTGGGAGAAGCCAACGGCCTGATTCCGTTCACGGTAGAGCGTACGTTCTGGACGTATTTCACGCCCGAGAGCATCGTGCGGGGGCGCCATGCCCACCACGCTACCGAGCAGGTACTGATTGCCGTAGCCGGCCGTATCATCGTAACGACGGAAATGCCCGACGGCGAAGTGCAAACCTTCGTGCTGGAGTCGCCCCACGTGGGCGTGTATGTGCCCCCGAATGCCTGGCATACCATGCAGTATTCGCACACGGCCGTACAGCTGGTTTTTGCATCGACGCGGTATAATGAGCAGGATTACATTCGGAAATACGAAAACTTCCGCGAGGTATGGGGCTCCAAGTAA